A genome region from Baekduia alba includes the following:
- a CDS encoding SanA/YdcF family protein, which yields MLDRRVVIRAAIGGAAALSVLALAVGVANAIVLLGGGGAKTDPRALPHAQAALVLGAYVQPDGRPSAMLEDRLRATAALYHDGRVDKVLASGDHGRPDYDEVNAMRAELVRLGVPDRVIFTDHAGFATLDSVVRARKVFDVRSAIVVTQPFHMARALWLAHRAGLTAYGLEAGSGNGYGAKGTQAGVREVLARTKAVADIVTGAQPKFLGPQVDIAGSAQASRG from the coding sequence ATGCTCGACCGGCGCGTGGTCATCCGTGCGGCGATCGGCGGCGCGGCGGCGCTGTCGGTCCTGGCGCTCGCCGTCGGCGTCGCCAACGCGATCGTCCTGCTCGGCGGCGGAGGCGCGAAGACCGATCCGCGCGCGCTTCCCCATGCCCAGGCCGCGCTCGTCCTCGGCGCCTACGTCCAGCCGGACGGGCGCCCGTCGGCGATGCTCGAGGACCGCCTGCGCGCCACCGCGGCCCTCTACCACGACGGCCGCGTCGACAAGGTGCTCGCCTCTGGCGACCACGGCCGACCCGACTACGACGAGGTCAACGCGATGCGCGCCGAGCTCGTCCGCCTCGGCGTTCCCGACCGCGTCATCTTCACCGACCACGCCGGGTTCGCGACGCTCGACAGCGTGGTGCGCGCCCGCAAGGTCTTCGACGTCCGCAGCGCGATCGTCGTCACCCAGCCGTTCCACATGGCCCGGGCCCTCTGGCTCGCCCACCGCGCCGGCCTGACCGCCTACGGCCTGGAGGCCGGCAGCGGCAACGGCTACGGGGCCAAGGGCACGCAGGCCGGCGTCCGCGAGGTCCTCGCGCGCACCAAGGCGGTCGCGGACATCGTGACCGGCGCGCAGCCGAAGT
- a CDS encoding TetR/AcrR family transcriptional regulator, which produces MATDATRARGRPRSTEADRAIFEATRRLLDAAGYHGLTVEGVAVEAGVAKTTIYRRYANKALLVLDSMTQAAHDAPVALPDTGAFRDDLVAVAHLVREEIAPSSPSSVGTALLGEASRDPAVAERLRAFADFRFEQGKPVYDRARQRGELRPDADWRVVAELIVGWIFHASIVSRRRPDDATLERTVDLLLDGLAPR; this is translated from the coding sequence ATGGCGACGGATGCCACGCGAGCGCGTGGGCGGCCGCGGAGCACGGAGGCCGATCGGGCGATCTTCGAGGCGACGCGGAGGCTGCTCGACGCGGCCGGCTACCACGGGCTGACCGTCGAGGGCGTGGCGGTGGAGGCCGGGGTCGCCAAGACCACGATCTACCGCCGCTACGCGAACAAGGCGCTGCTCGTCCTGGACAGCATGACCCAGGCCGCGCACGACGCGCCCGTCGCGCTGCCGGACACCGGCGCGTTCCGCGACGACCTCGTGGCGGTGGCCCACCTCGTCCGCGAGGAGATCGCGCCGAGCTCGCCGTCGTCGGTCGGCACCGCGCTGCTCGGCGAGGCCAGCCGCGATCCGGCCGTCGCCGAGCGGCTGCGCGCGTTCGCCGACTTCCGCTTCGAGCAGGGCAAGCCCGTCTACGACCGCGCCCGCCAGCGGGGCGAGCTGCGCCCCGACGCCGACTGGCGCGTCGTCGCCGAGCTCATCGTCGGCTGGATCTTCCACGCCTCGATCGTCAGCCGACGCCGGCCGGACGACGCGACGCTCGAGCGCACCGTCGACCTGCTCCTCGACGGCCTCGCGCCGCGCTGA
- a CDS encoding aminodeoxychorismate synthase component I: MPSSPTASIAAEPVRVVRFALDGDVPAAHAGLLVRDDARPFALVGRWAGASAIVGSAPVRIADAQRDDVLALLDEQPVVAGAVPDGFVGGGWFGGLGYGLGRRLEPRLGAAPPAPVGERRPVAMLAYYDHLLRRDADGGWWFEALWAEARADALTARRAELAARVAAGVGGPRPVRTSAWRATPSVAGHARAVQACRERIAEGDLFQANLALRLRADLDGDAVDLLARGVEALAPDRAAWLAGPDGAIASLSPELFLTRHGDVVRSAPIKGTRPRPAEDDDAAEALRAELAASEKDRAENVMIVDLMRNDLGRVCEPGTVAVTALAEVRPHAGVWHLVSEVTGRRRVGVGDGALVAAAFPPGSVTGAPKLAAMDTISTLESVARQAFCGAIGFASPTAGLELSVAIRTFECAEGRAWLDVGGGIVADSDPDAEAAECLAKAHPLLMAIGAELADDVGAAGAPATTIPAPLRLGARPVPRPDAARGVFETILVLDGVAVAVEEHVERLHRAAVELYGVEVPDAVAALVRHTALEQAASCRVRVLLDARGDVGLQVAPLPEPGDGTLRLAPVAAPGGLGDRKWRDRRLIDALDAAVAPALALLVDLDGGVLETTRSNVLAVLDDALVTPPLDGRVLPGVTRAAALDLARALGFAVVERPLALGELAAADAVLTSGALRGLEVVTHLGSQDLPRIPDRVRTLVERFPPLR, translated from the coding sequence GTGCCCTCCTCCCCGACCGCCTCCATCGCCGCCGAGCCGGTGCGCGTCGTCCGGTTCGCGCTCGACGGCGACGTGCCCGCGGCCCACGCGGGGCTGCTGGTGCGCGACGACGCGCGGCCGTTCGCGCTGGTCGGGCGGTGGGCGGGCGCGAGCGCGATCGTCGGCAGCGCGCCGGTGCGGATCGCCGACGCGCAGCGCGACGACGTCCTCGCGCTGCTCGACGAGCAGCCGGTCGTGGCGGGTGCCGTTCCCGACGGGTTCGTCGGCGGCGGGTGGTTCGGCGGGCTCGGGTACGGGCTCGGCCGGCGGCTGGAGCCGCGGCTTGGCGCGGCGCCGCCGGCGCCGGTCGGCGAACGGCGGCCGGTGGCGATGCTCGCCTACTACGACCACCTGCTGCGGCGCGACGCCGACGGCGGGTGGTGGTTCGAGGCGCTCTGGGCCGAGGCGCGCGCCGACGCGCTGACGGCGCGCAGGGCCGAGCTCGCGGCACGCGTCGCGGCGGGGGTCGGCGGGCCGCGGCCGGTGCGCACCAGCGCCTGGCGCGCGACGCCGTCGGTCGCCGGGCACGCGCGTGCCGTGCAGGCGTGCCGCGAGCGGATCGCCGAGGGCGACCTGTTCCAGGCCAACCTCGCGCTGCGCCTGCGCGCGGATCTGGACGGCGACGCGGTCGACCTGCTCGCGCGGGGCGTCGAGGCGCTGGCGCCGGATCGCGCCGCGTGGCTGGCGGGACCGGACGGCGCGATCGCGAGCCTCTCGCCCGAGCTGTTCCTCACGCGGCACGGGGACGTCGTCCGCAGCGCGCCGATCAAGGGCACGCGGCCGCGGCCGGCCGAGGACGACGACGCCGCCGAAGCGCTGCGCGCGGAGCTGGCGGCGTCGGAGAAGGACCGCGCCGAGAACGTGATGATCGTCGACCTGATGCGCAACGACCTCGGGCGCGTCTGCGAGCCGGGGACCGTGGCCGTGACCGCGCTCGCCGAGGTCCGGCCCCACGCCGGCGTCTGGCATCTGGTGAGCGAGGTGACCGGCCGCCGGCGCGTCGGCGTCGGCGACGGCGCGCTGGTCGCCGCGGCGTTCCCGCCCGGCTCGGTGACGGGCGCGCCGAAGCTGGCGGCGATGGACACGATCAGCACGCTGGAGAGCGTCGCGCGCCAGGCGTTCTGCGGCGCCATCGGCTTCGCGAGCCCGACGGCGGGCCTGGAGCTCTCCGTTGCGATCCGCACCTTCGAGTGCGCCGAGGGACGGGCCTGGCTCGACGTCGGCGGCGGCATCGTCGCCGACTCCGACCCCGACGCCGAGGCCGCGGAGTGCCTCGCCAAGGCGCACCCCTTGTTGATGGCCATCGGCGCGGAGCTGGCGGACGATGTGGGCGCCGCGGGCGCGCCGGCCACCACCATCCCCGCCCCGCTCCGGCTCGGGGCGCGTCCCGTGCCGCGGCCCGACGCCGCGCGCGGCGTCTTCGAGACGATCCTGGTTCTCGACGGCGTCGCCGTCGCGGTCGAGGAGCACGTGGAGCGGCTGCACCGGGCGGCGGTCGAGCTCTACGGCGTCGAGGTTCCGGACGCGGTCGCGGCGCTGGTCCGGCACACGGCGCTGGAGCAGGCGGCGTCATGCCGCGTGCGCGTCCTGCTGGACGCCCGCGGCGACGTCGGGCTCCAGGTCGCGCCGCTGCCGGAGCCCGGCGACGGGACGCTGCGGCTGGCGCCGGTCGCCGCGCCCGGCGGGCTCGGGGACCGCAAGTGGCGGGACCGGCGCCTGATCGACGCGCTCGACGCGGCGGTCGCGCCCGCGTTGGCGCTGCTCGTCGACCTCGACGGCGGCGTGCTGGAGACGACGCGGTCCAACGTGCTGGCGGTCCTCGACGACGCGCTCGTCACGCCGCCACTCGACGGCCGGGTCCTGCCGGGCGTCACGCGCGCGGCGGCGCTGGACCTGGCGCGCGCGCTCGGCTTCGCCGTCGTCGAGCGTCCGCTCGCGCTCGGCGAGCTCGCGGCGGCCGACGCGGTCCTGACCTCCGGCGCGCTGCGTGGCCTGGAGGTCGTGACGCACCTGGGCTCACAGGATCTCCCCAGGATCCCGGACCGCGTGCGGACACTGGTCGAACGGTTCCCACCGTTGCGGTAG
- a CDS encoding RecQ family ATP-dependent DNA helicase, translated as MSTAIDTRAEQHLHALAGPDAAFREHQLDAVRDLVEDRARVLCVQRTGWGKSAVYFVATALLREAGAGPTLIVSPLLALMRNQIDAARKLDLRAHTINSTNRDAWTEVADLLERDAVDLLLISPERLNNPQFRDTMLPVFAQRVGLLVVDEAHCISDWGHDFRPDYRRIGDMLERLPDGVGVLCTTATANDRVVADVSEQLAAGRDAGELRTYRGALGRSSLRFEVVDLPSQADRLAWLAQHLPELPGSGIVYTLTKRDAELVATFLTGRGIAAEAYSGEIDTDRRIGVEDRLLRNELKAVVATSALGMGYDKPDLGFVVHYQAPGSVISYYQQVGRAGRGIDRAEVVLLRGAEDKRIQDFFIEQAFPRREIVDRVLEHLDAVGGDGAGTQELMAQVNLGKTRIEGLLKVLDVEGAVARDGSRWLARPGNAWTYDAERYGRITELRRREQTAMAAFGSDGRCLMRALQEELDDPDPQDCGRCSVCAGTRFDGPLDDTVVRDAAIHLRSRPVLIEVKKMAPGDDGRMKKIPEAVRAEEGRALARLGDGGWDRLVQAGRAAGRFDDELVAAAAETIRTWGAPLGWVTAVPSLRSGPLVPDFAERLAAALRLPFAPALGRAEERPPQREMANAPQQVGNVRGAFAVTGGVSADPVLLVDDIRFSGWTLAMLAGQLRQKGTGPVYPFALATAF; from the coding sequence ATGAGCACCGCCATCGACACCCGCGCCGAACAGCACCTCCACGCGCTCGCCGGACCTGACGCCGCGTTCCGCGAGCATCAGCTCGACGCCGTGCGCGACCTCGTCGAGGATCGCGCGCGCGTCCTCTGCGTCCAGCGCACCGGCTGGGGGAAGTCCGCGGTCTACTTCGTGGCGACCGCGCTGCTGCGGGAGGCCGGCGCGGGCCCGACGCTCATCGTCTCGCCGCTGCTCGCGCTGATGCGCAACCAGATCGACGCCGCGCGCAAGCTCGACCTGCGCGCCCACACCATCAACTCGACCAACCGCGATGCGTGGACCGAGGTCGCCGATCTCCTGGAACGCGACGCCGTCGACCTCCTGCTCATCAGCCCCGAGCGCCTCAACAACCCGCAGTTCCGCGACACCATGCTCCCGGTGTTCGCCCAGCGCGTCGGCCTGCTCGTCGTCGACGAGGCGCACTGCATCTCCGATTGGGGCCACGACTTCCGGCCCGATTACCGCCGCATCGGCGACATGCTCGAGCGCCTGCCCGACGGCGTCGGCGTGCTCTGTACCACCGCGACCGCGAACGACCGCGTCGTCGCCGACGTCTCCGAGCAGCTGGCCGCCGGCCGCGACGCCGGCGAGCTGCGCACCTACCGCGGCGCGCTCGGCCGCTCCAGCCTGCGCTTCGAGGTCGTCGACCTTCCGTCGCAGGCCGACCGCCTCGCGTGGCTCGCCCAGCACCTGCCCGAGCTGCCGGGCTCGGGCATCGTCTACACCCTGACCAAGCGCGACGCGGAGCTGGTCGCGACGTTCCTGACCGGCCGCGGGATCGCGGCCGAGGCCTACAGCGGCGAGATCGACACCGACCGGCGCATCGGCGTCGAGGACCGGCTGCTGCGCAACGAGCTCAAGGCCGTCGTCGCGACGAGCGCTCTGGGCATGGGCTACGACAAGCCCGACCTCGGCTTCGTCGTCCATTACCAGGCGCCCGGCTCGGTCATCTCCTACTACCAGCAGGTGGGCCGCGCCGGCCGCGGCATCGACCGCGCCGAGGTCGTGCTGCTGCGCGGCGCCGAGGACAAGCGCATCCAGGACTTCTTCATCGAGCAGGCCTTCCCGCGCCGCGAGATCGTGGATCGCGTGCTCGAGCACCTCGACGCGGTCGGCGGCGACGGCGCCGGCACGCAGGAGCTGATGGCCCAGGTCAACCTCGGCAAGACGCGGATCGAGGGCTTGTTGAAGGTGTTGGACGTCGAGGGCGCGGTCGCGCGCGACGGCTCGCGCTGGCTCGCGCGGCCGGGCAACGCCTGGACCTACGACGCCGAGCGCTACGGCCGCATCACCGAGCTGCGCCGCCGCGAGCAGACCGCGATGGCCGCCTTCGGCTCCGACGGCCGCTGCCTCATGCGTGCGCTGCAGGAGGAGCTCGACGATCCGGACCCCCAGGACTGCGGGCGCTGCTCGGTGTGCGCAGGCACGCGCTTCGACGGCCCGCTGGACGACACGGTCGTGCGCGACGCCGCGATCCACCTGCGCTCGCGGCCGGTGCTGATCGAGGTCAAGAAGATGGCGCCCGGCGACGACGGCCGGATGAAGAAGATCCCCGAGGCCGTCCGCGCCGAGGAGGGCCGCGCGCTCGCGCGCCTCGGCGACGGCGGCTGGGACCGGCTCGTCCAGGCCGGCCGCGCCGCCGGCCGCTTCGACGACGAGCTCGTCGCCGCGGCGGCCGAGACGATCCGGACCTGGGGCGCGCCGCTGGGCTGGGTGACGGCGGTGCCGTCGCTGCGCTCGGGCCCCCTGGTGCCGGACTTCGCGGAGCGCCTGGCCGCCGCGCTGCGCCTCCCGTTCGCGCCGGCGCTCGGCCGCGCCGAGGAGCGTCCGCCGCAGCGCGAGATGGCCAACGCCCCGCAGCAGGTCGGCAACGTGCGCGGCGCCTTCGCGGTGACCGGCGGCGTGAGCGCCGACCCGGTCCTGCTCGTCGACGACATCCGCTTCAGCGGCTGGACGCTGGCGATGCTGGCCGGCCAGCTGCGCCAGAAGGGCACCGGGCCCGTCTACCCGTTCGCGCTGGCGACGGCGTTCTAG
- a CDS encoding DMT family transporter translates to MATTAPAPAPPTQALVLGAALTTVVLWASAFVGIRAAGKDLSAGSLTLARLLVGTAALATLAIVRRERLPPRADVPRLLAVGVLWFGIYNLALNEAERHVDAGTAAMLVNVGPVLIAVLAGTVLKEGFPPTLVAGCAVAFAGAILIGAATSDGLTPSWGAVLCLVAALTYAIAVVAQKPLLATTSPLTITTLACATGMVCCLPFAPQLASEAQDAGTTALVWSAYLGLFPTAIAFTTWAYALSHTTAGRMGATTYLVPPLATLFGWAYFGETPPGLALAGGVLCLAGAALARRSR, encoded by the coding sequence ATGGCCACGACCGCCCCCGCTCCCGCCCCGCCCACGCAGGCGCTCGTCCTTGGCGCCGCGCTCACGACCGTCGTCCTCTGGGCGTCGGCGTTCGTCGGCATCCGGGCCGCCGGCAAGGATCTCAGCGCCGGGTCGCTCACGCTGGCCCGGCTCCTGGTCGGGACCGCCGCGCTCGCGACGCTGGCGATCGTCCGGCGCGAGCGGCTGCCGCCGCGCGCGGACGTCCCCCGCCTGCTCGCCGTCGGCGTCCTGTGGTTCGGGATCTACAACCTCGCCCTCAACGAGGCCGAGCGCCACGTCGACGCCGGGACCGCGGCGATGCTCGTCAACGTCGGCCCCGTGCTCATCGCCGTGCTCGCCGGCACGGTCCTCAAGGAGGGCTTCCCGCCGACGCTCGTCGCCGGGTGCGCGGTCGCGTTCGCCGGCGCGATCCTCATCGGCGCGGCGACCTCGGACGGCCTGACGCCGAGCTGGGGCGCGGTCCTCTGCCTCGTCGCGGCGCTGACCTACGCGATCGCGGTCGTCGCCCAGAAGCCGCTGCTGGCCACCACGAGCCCGCTCACGATCACCACCCTCGCCTGTGCGACGGGCATGGTCTGCTGCCTGCCCTTCGCGCCACAGCTCGCCTCCGAAGCCCAGGACGCCGGCACCACCGCCCTGGTCTGGAGCGCGTACCTCGGCCTCTTCCCCACCGCGATCGCGTTCACCACGTGGGCCTACGCGCTGTCGCACACGACCGCGGGCCGGATGGGCGCGACGACCTACCTCGTGCCGCCGCTCGCCACGCTCTTCGGCTGGGCCTACTTCGGCGAGACGCCGCCCGGGCTCGCGCTCGCCGGCGGCGTCCTGTGCCTCGCCGGCGCCGCGTTGGCGCGCCGCAGCCGCTGA
- a CDS encoding PhzF family phenazine biosynthesis protein, which translates to MPDVLRLAAFTDTPEGGNPAGVVLDASALTDAQMQAIAADVGYSETAFITDPRAHTVRYFSPAAEVPFCGHATIATAVALAERDGPGEVTLATQAGPVAVATQADDDGNLTATLTSVAPHVEHATDLDAALGALGWIHEDLDPDLPPRVAYAGARHLILAARTRDRLAALDYAFEKLKGYMSARDLTTVDLVHRDATDPTTFHARNPFPVGGVVEDPATGAAAAAFGAYLRDLDIVTPPARVTIHQGHDMGRPSLLHVDLDPGRATGVRVTGRAVRIGA; encoded by the coding sequence ATGCCCGACGTCCTGCGCCTCGCCGCCTTCACCGACACGCCCGAGGGCGGCAACCCCGCCGGCGTCGTCCTCGACGCCTCCGCCCTCACCGACGCGCAGATGCAGGCCATCGCCGCCGACGTCGGCTACTCCGAGACCGCCTTCATCACCGACCCCCGCGCCCACACGGTCCGCTACTTCAGCCCCGCGGCCGAGGTGCCGTTCTGCGGCCACGCGACGATCGCGACCGCCGTCGCGCTCGCCGAGCGCGACGGCCCGGGCGAGGTCACCCTCGCCACCCAGGCCGGGCCCGTCGCGGTCGCGACCCAGGCCGACGACGACGGCAACCTCACCGCCACGCTGACGAGCGTCGCGCCGCACGTCGAGCACGCGACCGACCTCGACGCGGCGCTCGGCGCGCTCGGGTGGATCCACGAGGACCTCGACCCCGACCTCCCGCCCCGCGTCGCCTACGCCGGCGCCCGCCACCTGATCCTCGCCGCCCGCACGCGCGACCGCCTCGCCGCGCTCGACTACGCCTTCGAGAAGCTCAAGGGCTACATGTCGGCGCGCGACCTCACGACCGTCGACCTCGTCCACCGCGACGCGACCGACCCCACCACCTTCCACGCGCGCAACCCGTTCCCGGTCGGCGGCGTCGTCGAGGACCCCGCGACCGGCGCGGCCGCCGCCGCGTTCGGCGCCTACCTCCGCGACCTCGACATCGTCACCCCGCCCGCGCGCGTGACGATCCACCAGGGCCACGACATGGGCCGTCCCAGCCTGCTGCACGTCGACCTCGACCCCGGCCGCGCCACCGGCGTCCGCGTGACCGGACGCGCCGTGCGGATCGGGGCGTAG
- a CDS encoding TIGR03619 family F420-dependent LLM class oxidoreductase translates to MTRTQLGVVLPSEDPGDDPRAIARLAQHVEAAGFDAVFLPDHPLPPGPFGASGGGRYGGVFEALTLLAHIAAVTGRVTLGTSVLIAPLREPILFAKQVATLERLAPGRVLLGVGAGWQADEFAALGVPFAERGRRTDAALALIERLHATGETGTGPGVFAPRPTARVPILVGGGSEPALRRAARFGDVWQGIGQDVEAFAAQRERLAELAGDRAVSPGVVVYAQDDASPEALAERARRFAAAGAEHVAVQLGPLSGAADRATRFMASWA, encoded by the coding sequence ATGACGCGCACGCAGCTCGGCGTCGTCCTGCCGTCCGAGGACCCCGGCGACGACCCGCGTGCGATCGCGCGGCTCGCCCAGCACGTCGAGGCCGCCGGCTTCGACGCGGTCTTCCTGCCCGACCATCCCCTGCCGCCCGGCCCGTTCGGCGCGAGCGGCGGCGGTCGGTACGGCGGCGTCTTCGAGGCGCTCACCCTCCTCGCGCACATCGCCGCGGTGACCGGGCGCGTGACGCTCGGGACCTCGGTCCTGATCGCGCCGCTGCGCGAGCCGATCCTCTTCGCCAAGCAGGTCGCGACGCTCGAGCGGCTGGCGCCCGGTCGCGTCCTGCTCGGCGTCGGGGCCGGCTGGCAGGCCGACGAGTTCGCGGCGCTGGGCGTCCCGTTCGCCGAGCGCGGCCGCCGGACCGACGCGGCGCTCGCGCTGATCGAGCGGCTCCACGCGACGGGGGAGACCGGCACGGGGCCCGGCGTCTTCGCGCCGCGCCCGACCGCGCGCGTCCCGATCCTCGTCGGCGGCGGCTCGGAGCCGGCGCTGCGCCGAGCGGCCCGTTTCGGGGACGTGTGGCAGGGCATCGGCCAGGATGTCGAAGCGTTCGCGGCGCAGCGCGAGCGCCTCGCCGAGCTGGCCGGCGACCGCGCGGTCTCGCCGGGCGTCGTCGTGTACGCGCAGGACGACGCGTCGCCCGAGGCCCTCGCCGAGCGCGCGCGCCGCTTCGCCGCCGCCGGGGCGGAGCACGTCGCCGTCCAGCTCGGCCCACTCAGCGGCGCGGCCGACCGCGCCACGCGGTTCATGGCGAGCTGGGCCTAG
- a CDS encoding carboxymuconolactone decarboxylase family protein has translation MTGARIPKATGLQARLAVWASRRKLGPEAADSAAIYAQNPRLLRWFALYDQAVTKSRHVPEKLHKLAELKAATVVECEFCIDIGSALARESGLTDAQLLALHDPEPSGLFDADELLVIGYARSMTLTPPEVDDATVAALRARFGDAGVFELTYAIAWENVRARTNSALALEPGGFSTGQVCALPATAHAPATAA, from the coding sequence ATGACCGGTGCACGCATTCCGAAGGCGACCGGGCTCCAGGCGCGCCTCGCCGTCTGGGCCAGCCGGCGCAAGCTCGGGCCCGAGGCGGCCGACTCCGCCGCGATCTACGCCCAGAACCCGCGCCTGCTGCGCTGGTTCGCGCTGTATGACCAAGCGGTGACGAAGTCGCGGCACGTGCCCGAAAAGCTCCACAAGCTCGCCGAGCTGAAGGCCGCGACCGTCGTGGAGTGCGAGTTCTGCATCGACATCGGCTCGGCGCTCGCCCGCGAGTCCGGCCTGACCGACGCCCAGCTCCTCGCGCTCCACGACCCGGAGCCGTCCGGGCTGTTCGACGCCGACGAGCTCCTGGTGATCGGCTACGCGCGGAGCATGACCCTCACCCCGCCCGAGGTCGACGACGCGACCGTCGCCGCCCTCCGCGCCCGCTTCGGCGACGCCGGCGTCTTCGAGCTCACCTACGCGATCGCGTGGGAGAACGTCCGCGCCCGCACCAACTCCGCCCTCGCGCTCGAGCCCGGCGGCTTCAGCACCGGCCAGGTCTGCGCCCTGCCCGCCACGGCGCACGCGCCGGCGACCGCGGCCTGA